AGTAATGATGACTATGATGAGCAAAGATACACAACTTACCCATAACGAAAAACAACTACTGCAACATGCAACGGATCTGATCCCATTTCTACAGAGCTATGCGCGTCAGATTGATCAGGAGCGTCATATTCCAGATGAAGTGATCGAAAAGCTGTCAGCAGCTGGGCTATTCCGATTAGGAACACGTCAAAAATATGGCGGTCATGAAGTGAGTATTCGGGCAATGGTGGAAATCATCTCTGAAGTTGCTAAAGGTAATGGCTCGGTTGGCTGGGTCGTACAGATTATTAACGGCAATAATTACAATGCTACCTTGTCATTGTCCGAATCGACTCTGGATTCGATCTTCGGTCAACACGAAGAAGTTCGTTTCTGCTCTGTATTGCAACCACGCAAAGCTAGCATCCAACAAACACATGATGGTTATTTGATCAAGGAAGGGTTCTGGGGATTTGCTTCCGGCTCTAAACACGCGACTCATGCGCTGTTAAATATAAATGATCTAAACAATCGTTCTGATCAGCAGCAGCCTGAGATGATTTTGGCAGTTATACCCATGGACCAGATTGATATTGTAGATGACTGGTATACGATCAGCTTAAAAGGCTCTGCCAGCAATAGTCTCAAGCTGCAGGATGTATTCGTGCCAAATGAATATATTGCTAATACTAAGTTAAGTGGCATAGAGATGTCGCAGCAACCGAGCGACGGTATAAATCGATACAAACCTTATACTCAAGTCATTACCACCATTACAACAGGCATAAGTGCCATTCTCGGTCTAGCCAGAGCGGCTGTCGATTGTTTTGTTCAAAAGGCTCCCACACGTGGAATTACTATGACAGTTCATCCTTCGCAGGCAGCGGTCGGTCATATTCAGTATCATGTTGGATTGGCAGCGATGAAGGTGGAATCGGCGCATTTGCATATTAGTCGCACCATTGATCACCTAGAGGATCATGTGCAGACCCATCGCCCCTTTACCGTACAAGAATTTGCCCAAATGCAAACTGATATCGCATATGCCTCAAAATTGTGCTGGGAAGCAGTCGATCTGCTCGTAGCAGAAAGTGGCGGCAGCTTTGTCGCTGAATCGAACCGACTCGCCGAGATTTTTCGCGATATTCGTGGTGGAGCCAATCATGCACTGACTACAGCATCTACAGGGTTGGAGCTGTATGGCAGAGTATTGATGGGGCAAGCTCCACAACAGACTATGACATTGGGTGTAGCGGCACAGCTCCAAGACTTGGTGTCTGCCGGAACCTACCATAAGTAACATAAGCATTCCATATGGATATGTTATATGGAATAGATCAAAAACAAAGCCGAGAATCGTAAGATTCTCGGCTTCTTGCCTTATCATTGATAATATCTCGTCATTTGCTATTCTACCTAGTTCATTGATCGTCCTGATCGATCCATTGATCATCCATCTCATTCTTGTATTCTTATATTGTTTACCGCAAATGTCGAGCAAAAAATTCTACCGTTTTACTGTGCATTGTAATATGGTTTTCCAATCGCTCCGTCTGGTGCCCCTCATCCTCGAAAATGATCAGCTCCACTTCTTGATTCCGAGTCTTCATATCATGCACTAGCTGTTCCGCCTCACTAACCGGCACACGTGTATCGTTACGACCATGAAATACAAGGAGTGGCGCTGTGATACGTCCAGAATGATGCAATGGTGCAATCTCATCGAAAAAGTCACTGTGTTCTTCCAATGAGCCATATTCGTATTCGCGTAATTTTCGGCGCCATTCGCCCGTATTTTGCAGCAATGTTTTCAGATTGGAAATACCAACTATATCTACACCTGCTGCCCATAGTTCAGGGTAATGTGTCACCGCAGCCAGCACCATAAAGCCGCCATAGCTTCGTCCCATAATACCGATGCGCTCTGGATGAACATTATGCCGAGCAATCAGATCTTTGACGAGCCATGCCAGATCCTGTACCGAATCCATCCGTTTGCGCGCATCGTCCAGCTCCACATAGGTTCTGCCATATCCGAGACTTCCCCGTACATTCGGTGCAGCTACGACAAATCCCTGACTAACCAAATACTGCATTACTGGATGATATTCTGAACGCGTTTGCCCTTCTGGTCCACCGTGTACA
The DNA window shown above is from Paenibacillus sp. JQZ6Y-1 and carries:
- a CDS encoding acyl-CoA dehydrogenase family protein, giving the protein MMTMMSKDTQLTHNEKQLLQHATDLIPFLQSYARQIDQERHIPDEVIEKLSAAGLFRLGTRQKYGGHEVSIRAMVEIISEVAKGNGSVGWVVQIINGNNYNATLSLSESTLDSIFGQHEEVRFCSVLQPRKASIQQTHDGYLIKEGFWGFASGSKHATHALLNINDLNNRSDQQQPEMILAVIPMDQIDIVDDWYTISLKGSASNSLKLQDVFVPNEYIANTKLSGIEMSQQPSDGINRYKPYTQVITTITTGISAILGLARAAVDCFVQKAPTRGITMTVHPSQAAVGHIQYHVGLAAMKVESAHLHISRTIDHLEDHVQTHRPFTVQEFAQMQTDIAYASKLCWEAVDLLVAESGGSFVAESNRLAEIFRDIRGGANHALTTASTGLELYGRVLMGQAPQQTMTLGVAAQLQDLVSAGTYHK